The DNA segment TCGTGCGGGTGGATAAAACGGATAAATTTTAGATTGATTTAGTTTTTGCGGTTTTTACAAATTAAATTGAGATAAAATAAAGAGTTAAAATTGAGTAAAAAATAATCATAATTTAGTATCTGTAAAACAAAACGCACAAGTGCGATTTAGATAAAGCGGGATTTGCGTAGCTTTCAGGAACCCTGCTTAAATTTACTTAAGCGAAGTGTAAATTTATTAAAGCCGTTGCTAAAATTTATCCAAGCAAAGCTTAAATTTGCATACCAAATCTAAAGCAAAATTTAGCCAAGCAAGCTTTTTAATCGCACTCGGCAGTCTTTTGCTTAATTTAACAAGTAAAGCAAGCAAAGCCGTCAAAGCAAACGGCTAAATTTGATGCGTCGGTTAAATACCGGCTTTAAATCCAATGGATCTGCGATATGATATAAATCAAATCAGCGGACAAGGTTAAATCTCAAGCCGGCTTTAAATTTATGGGCAAGCCTGAAAATCGGATCAAATTTAATGAATAAGCCTTCTAATTTAGCCGTTTGATTTATCTAAATCGGCAAACTGGCAAGAGATCAACCAGGGTTATCCATCCAAATTCGAGCGAGCAAGCCAAATTTAGCCTGCTTTGTTCAGCCGAGTAAATTGCCCAGAACGGCTCTTGCTCGGCAAAATTTAGTAAGCAAATCGTTCAAATTTAGCGGACGCCGGCTTATTCAAATTTGGCTTTGCAAGCTGCCGTAAAACATTCGATAGTCAAATTTAACGAACGCTCTGCTTTAAATTTAACAAACAAATAAGCAAAAATAGACAAAGCCCGCCAGCTAAAAGAGCGAGCCGACTTACTTATCAAATCACGCCCCGACGATGATTTGAGTAGCTTTGATGATAGCAGTTACTTCATCCATCTGCTTTTAGCATCAAAATGATAATAAAATTGACATATATTTTAATATCGTTATCGAGTGGATCTCAAGCGTTTTTTATAGGCTCCAAAAAATAACTATAAGTTTTTGCGCTATTTGTATAATGCTGTTCGGATGCTGCACAATATCGAAATTTAAAAGCTGTTTTCATTAACTATGACTTATAAAAATGCTAATCCATAAATTTGAGCTTGTATATCCGAGCTCAAATTTGGTCCCTCTATTGCCTCGTCACCACTTTTGTTTGTTCAAATTTTAGTAAAACTTAAATTTAAATCGAATGAGCCATAAAAGTAAATATAAATTCATCAAATTCTAAAAATATATTATGGATAAAATTGAATATTAAGCAAATAAGATATAACATCGGCCTATTAAAATATAAAAATAAATATTTTAATATACAACAAAAGGAGCCTAAATGAAATTTAAAATTTTAGTTTCGGCTTGTGCCGTTTTTGCAATATTTGCCGCTCAAGCAAACGCCAAGGAGTCCGTCAATACCGCCCCCGTTAAGTTAGAAGCCGTCGAGGTAAATAGCGTCGGTGATAATATCAGTAACAGCGGTATCGACGAGGGCTTTTTGAGCAAAAACGTGCAAAACGGCATTTTGGCGGGCAAGCGCGCTCTGGACGTGCCGTATCAGATAAATACTATCACCAAAGAGACGATGGGCAATCAAGGCGTAAACGGCTTTGAGGACGTCATCAAATACTTCCCGTCCGCTTCGATCACGATGTTCGGCGGCTCGGTTGCCGGTCGTCCGCAGACGCGCGGCTTTGGCGCAAACGTTGTTGGCAACGTCTTTTGGGACGGCTTTTACGCCGTAGCCACTACTGCGACGCCGATGGCGATGTTTGAGAGCCTTCAGGTACAAAACGGTCTCGCAGGCTCCCTCTACGGCGCACAAAATCCCGTCGGCATCTTTAGCTACACTAAAAAGCGTCCCGTGGATAATGAGCATACGATCTGGGGTGATTACGTAAGCCGCAAAAATTTTGGGCTCGGACTTGATAGCTCGATGAAATTTGAAAAATTCGGCTACCGCACCGTGTTTTACGGCAGCGATGGCGCGCGGCACAGATACGGAAATTTGCAGCGCCGTTTGGCTTCGGGGGTATTTGAGTTTTACCCGACGGATGCGCTTACGATAGAGACGGCCGCGAGCTACTACGAGCACCGTTCGCACGGCTTTGCAGGGCTATTTTACATCCCCGTAACGGGCGGCGCGATGAAGTATAAAATTCCAAAAGCCAGGAGGGACGACGTAGCCGGCATGGGGCAGCCTTTCGGCGGAATGAATCTAAAAAAAACGATGCTAAGCGCCAAGCTTAGATATGCGCCGACCGATCGCTGGTATTTTGAGGGCGGCTTTGCGTGGCAGCGCGTCGATCGCGATACGCATCGCATCATAAACGACATCTACAGCAATAACGGCGACTTTAACGTATATCACGTTGGCGGCATCCCAAATTACCGTTATGAACTACCAAGCGGCTATTTAAAGGCCGTGACGGACGTTGAGACATTCGGACTAAAGCACGATCTTAGCCTTCAGGCAAATGGCTATAGCTGGAATACGTTTAGATTTGCCAACTCGCCCGTTAGCGGCTACGCGAACTCCGGCGGCAATAGTATGAGCGATCCGCATGTTTTCGCTCGTCCAAACACTCGCAACGGCTCGAATCTTTTCAAAGTGACGCAAACGCAGATGAAAAATTTAACGGCTTTGGACGACATTACTATAAATGAAAATTTTAGCATCCTACTAAGCCTCTCAAATGCGTGGATAAAAACCAGATCCCGTGCCGGCAACAACCGCGCCAATCCGCTTGAAACGAGATACGACGAATCGGGGCTTAGCTACGGAGCAAGCTTTATCTACCGACCTATCGAGGATGTGAGTTTATATTTCACCTATGCGGATAGCTTGCAAAAAGGCGATCAGGGCGTAAACGCCGACGGTACGATCGTAGTTTTAAAGCCGTATCGCTCCAAACAATATGAAATCGGCGCAAAGGCTCGCATAAGCGAACTTGATCTAAGTGCGGCGCTATTTAGGATACAGCGTCCGATCGCATACGTTAGCAACGGCACCTTTGCCGAGCAAGGCGAGCAGATTAATCAAGGCTTGGAGCTAATGGCTGGCGGCAAGCTAGTACAAAATTTGAGCGTGTTCGGCGGCGTGACTTTTATCGATTCTAAGCTTAAAAATCCGAAGCTTGCTGGTGCGGATAATAAAAACGTAACGGGCGTCTCAAAGATCAAGTCGAATTTACTCTTTGATTATCTCGTGCCGGGCACCGATAAGCTTGCGTTTAGCGCAAATTTCCACTACAACAGCGGATTTTACACCGATGATCTAAATACGCAAAAGACGTCCGCATTTTTTACGACCGACCTTGGTGCGCGCTATACTAGCCGCACGATGCTTGGTAAACAGACCACTTTGCGATTTAACGTAAATAACGTGTTTAATAAAAAATATTGGGCGGGAATTTCGCCTGCGAGTATGGACGGCGCGGCTACCGGCAGCACGAGAGTGGCGGGCACCACGGGGTTAAGCCTTGGCGAGAGTAGGACGTTTATATTATCTGCCGAAGTCAAATTTTAGAATTTAAAGCGGCTTGTTTTGTGAGCGCTTTAACGGAGCTAGTAAAAATCTAGTTAGGTGAACTATGTGTCCATTCTAAACTAAATTTTTACTTCTCTTGTGTTTTGCATTCGTAGTACTTAAAAAGCAATTCAAGTTCGATTAAAGCATAAATTTAGCATCTTTGCCCGCTTTTTTCACTCAAATTTTATGAAAATCGATTTTAACCGAACGCCCCAATAAAGTAAATGTAAATTTTATAAAATTATAAAAATATATTGTTTCTAAATTACATATTAAGGAAATAATGTGTAATATCCTTACATTAAAATATAAAAATAGATATTTTAACATATCATAAAAGGAGTCCAAATGAAATTTAAAATTTCAGTCGCTGTATGTGCTGTTTTAGCGCTATTTGCAGCGCAGGCAAACGCAGCTGAAACGGTCAGGCTTCAAGCGGTCGAGGTAAATAGTATCGGTGACAACATCAGCGAAAGCGGTATTGATGAGGGAATCTTAAACAAAAAAGTCGCTAGTGGACCATTAGCAGATAAAAAAGTTTTTGATATGCCTTATCAGGTAAATACGATCTCTAAAGAAGTGCTCGACAATCAAGGCGTGCAGGCCTTCGACGAAGCGGTCAAGTATTTTCCGTCCGCGCAGCTTCAGTATAGAGGCGGCGGCGAGATGGGGCGCCCGCAAACTCGCGGTTTTCAAGGAAGCGTCGTAGGTAACGTGCTTTGGGATGGATTTTACGCAGTTTCTACGACAGCCATACCGATGACGATGTTTGAAAGCCTTCAGGTGCAAAACGGCCTTGCCGGTTCGCTTTACGGCGGACAAAGTCCCGCAGGTATCTTTAGCTACTCTCGCAAACGCCCTATGGCCGATTATAACGCTGTTTGGGGCGATTATATCTCAAGGGGAAATTTGGGTATCGGCCTAGATACTTCGGATAAATTTGAAAAAGTCGGCTACCGTGGAGTATTTTACTACACTGCAGGCGAAAGAGAGCCTAAACACAGTCGCACCTCACGCCGTCTGGCTTCAGTGGCGCTTGATTTTTATCCGACCGATGATCTTACTTTCGAGACAAACTTCAGCTACTATAAGCACACTATGGGCGGCTACTATAACAGCGCGCGCATAACTAGCAGAAACGGTATCGCCATGGGAAATATCCCGGACGTCTCGAGCGTGATCGCATCCATCGGTAAGGAAAGGTTTATGAGAACGATAACGGCTAGCGGTAAATTTAAATACGCGCCGACCGATGCTTGGTATTTCGAAGGTGGCTATCAGTGGCAAAAGGCCATCAGAAGCAGAAGTGGCGATAGCGTATTTACCGTACCTAGCGCATTTTTAAAGGCTCAAGCGGACTTTAACACCGGTAGCGTTAAGCATAACTTCGCCACCGCCTTAAACGGCTACAAATGGTCAAGCGGCAAAGGCAGATCGCTGCTAACCGATATGAAAAACATCTCTATCGTCGATGACATCGCCTTTGGCGAGAGCTGGAACGTCATACTCTCGGCCTCAAATACTTGGTTTAAAAAAAATGGCTATAAAAAAGACGGTGTCAGCTGGGCCGGAAGCGTCGTATATAAGATAACGCCGGATTTAAACGTCTATTTCACTTATGCCGACAGTTTGCAAGACGGCACTAGCAAATTTTACGACCCGTCCGTTTATCGGCCTACTCACCCGCTATATGGTCAAACCATCAGTTTTAAGCCCTATAGAAGCGAGCAGTATGAGCTCGGCGTAAAGGCTCGAGTTGCGGAGTTTGACCTTAGTGCGGCGGTATTTCAGATCACTAGACCGACTTATTATGAGGTGGATGGGATATTTGGCGAACAAGGAGAGCAGAGAAATAGAGGTCTAGAGCTAACCAGCGGCGGCAAACTCACTTCAAATTTGAGCGCTTACGGCGGCGTGACATTCCTCGATCCTAAGATGAACAAGTCTGCAAAAAGCTCGGTTGAGGGTAAAACGATGATCGGAGAGCCAAAAGTGCAGGCTAACGTACTCTTTGACTTTGTCGTGCCAAATACCGAAAAACTCGCCTTTACGACAAATTTTCACTACACGGGCAAACGCTATGTGGATGAATTGAATACAAAAAGCGTGGACGGCTACTTCACGATGGATCTGGGCGCTAGATACACGACTAAAGCGTGGCTAGGCAAGGAAACAACGATAAGATTTAATGTAAATAACGTCTTTGATAAAAAATACTGGGTAGGTATGTTCCCTGGTTCGCTTGACGGAGAGGTCAAAAACTCAGGCACAAATTTGTTTAGGAGCTATGATAGAACGTTTATGCTATCGGCTCAAGTCAAATTTTAAAATTTTGGAGAGTCAATGCAGGGGCTAGTGAATTGGAAAGTGCTTCGCGATCTTAAATTTGCGTCGCTAATGAGGCGCTTGCCGCAAGAAAAGGGCGGCGATAAAAAAGCTAGGGGCGGCGGCGTAAACTGGGATGAAGTCGCCAATATGTACAACGAGATGACGCGTATGGAGGCGCGCTCGACGGCGCAAGCGATATCGCTACTGCCGATTGGACCGGAAGATAGCGTGCTGGATGTGGGCTGCGGACCGGGCAGGCTGATCGTGCCTCTCGCAAAGATCGCTCGCAGCGTAACCGGCGTTGACGCATTCGCGCAGATGCTAAGCTTCGCCCGCCAAAACGCGCAAAACGCAGGGCTAAAAAATATAAAATTTTTGCAAAAAAGCTGGCTTGACGATGACGCGCTAGAGGCGATCGGCAAGCACGACGTCATCATCGCATCACGCTCGGTAGGGCTCGGCAATATCGAAAAGCTAAACAAAACCGCTAAAAAATACGTAGTTTTAATGTGTTTTTTTGAAAGTAGCCTGCGCGAAATTTGGCAGGGATTTTTGCAAGGCGTCGCGGATGAGCAGCCGCAGGAGGCCGGCGAGAGCGAGCGGCGAGCTTGCGCGTCCGAGACTTGCGAGCGAAAGAGACGCGAAGAGGCGCGCGAAAACGATAGAATGTTCGGCTACAACGTGACCTTTAATATGCTCTACGACATGGGCGCAAACCCCAATGTGCATATCATGCAGGACATCTACGAAAAGGAGTTCGCAAGCCGCGAGGAGGCGTACGAGCATTTTAGATTTGCAGGTGAAATTCCTACTTCGAAGGAGAAAATTTACCGTGCAAACGTGGATAAATATTTGACGCAAACGGCGAGCGGGTGGAGGTTTGAAAGAAGGGCGAGGAGCTACGTAATGTGGTGGGACGTACGAGAAATTTCGCAAATTTAGGCGGCTTGTCTTTTTCCTTTATACTTCGCTTTGCTTCGTTGCATTCGCAACTGCAAGCAGAAGGAAATTTCGCCGAGGCTCGGTTACATACTATATGTATGCGCCCTCGCTCGGCTCATTTCCGCCTCGCTCCCCCCCCCTCGTAGCGAAGTTTAGCTTCACTGCGTTCGCTACTGCAAGCAGAGCGTTACGAGCGCTTGTGCGAAGTAAAAAGAAAAATACTTCGCCTTATCGTTTTACATTCAAATTTAGGGGTCAAATTTGCAAAATTCGGTTTCAAATTTTACGCACCGAGACCCGCACGTTGAAAATGCAAATTTAACCTGCACGCAGTGCAGCAACCGCTCACGTGCAATGGGGTTGGAGAGGGCATAGGAGAGGGTCTGCCTTTAGCAGCTCTCAAAGAGAGTGCGTCTTAACAGTAGCAAACGAAGTGCAGCTAAGCACAAGGCGAGTGCATAGCACGACGCAAAGAAAAGGGCGCTCTACTTAGTTTCGCTACGTTCGCTACTGTCGCTTTGCTCTGCTAAAGCAGCTTGCAAGCAAGAAGAGGCCGAACTGCAGAGCAGAACATAATTTAAGCCCCCAACATAAAAACAAATAGCGTAAAATTTTACGGTCAAATTTTAGCATTCTCGCCGTGTGGGTCCGGATGCTAAAATTTAACCGGTAAAATTTGAGGCATTTTAAACGCTTGTGTAAATTTGACGAAATCGTCATTTTAAACATCCCCGTAAATCGGTAAAATTTACAGTGGTGAATGCCAAAATAAATTTAACAAAATCGGATTTAAAACCAAACAAAAGAGGAAAGCATTGAGCAACTCAAAAATCATAATTCTACTAGCCGTAGCGGTCGCGCTCGCGGCATTTGCGGCGCTTGGCGTAGGGCGTTTCGAGCTTAGCTATGTGCAGATTTTGGCGCATTTTAAGGCGGCAATCTCTGGCGAGCAACCAAGCGAGCCGCAAAGCTACGCTGTACTGATGCTTATCCGCCTGCCGCGCGTGCTCTTT comes from the Campylobacter rectus genome and includes:
- a CDS encoding TonB-dependent receptor, whose amino-acid sequence is MKFKILVSACAVFAIFAAQANAKESVNTAPVKLEAVEVNSVGDNISNSGIDEGFLSKNVQNGILAGKRALDVPYQINTITKETMGNQGVNGFEDVIKYFPSASITMFGGSVAGRPQTRGFGANVVGNVFWDGFYAVATTATPMAMFESLQVQNGLAGSLYGAQNPVGIFSYTKKRPVDNEHTIWGDYVSRKNFGLGLDSSMKFEKFGYRTVFYGSDGARHRYGNLQRRLASGVFEFYPTDALTIETAASYYEHRSHGFAGLFYIPVTGGAMKYKIPKARRDDVAGMGQPFGGMNLKKTMLSAKLRYAPTDRWYFEGGFAWQRVDRDTHRIINDIYSNNGDFNVYHVGGIPNYRYELPSGYLKAVTDVETFGLKHDLSLQANGYSWNTFRFANSPVSGYANSGGNSMSDPHVFARPNTRNGSNLFKVTQTQMKNLTALDDITINENFSILLSLSNAWIKTRSRAGNNRANPLETRYDESGLSYGASFIYRPIEDVSLYFTYADSLQKGDQGVNADGTIVVLKPYRSKQYEIGAKARISELDLSAALFRIQRPIAYVSNGTFAEQGEQINQGLELMAGGKLVQNLSVFGGVTFIDSKLKNPKLAGADNKNVTGVSKIKSNLLFDYLVPGTDKLAFSANFHYNSGFYTDDLNTQKTSAFFTTDLGARYTSRTMLGKQTTLRFNVNNVFNKKYWAGISPASMDGAATGSTRVAGTTGLSLGESRTFILSAEVKF
- a CDS encoding TonB-dependent receptor, giving the protein MKFKISVAVCAVLALFAAQANAAETVRLQAVEVNSIGDNISESGIDEGILNKKVASGPLADKKVFDMPYQVNTISKEVLDNQGVQAFDEAVKYFPSAQLQYRGGGEMGRPQTRGFQGSVVGNVLWDGFYAVSTTAIPMTMFESLQVQNGLAGSLYGGQSPAGIFSYSRKRPMADYNAVWGDYISRGNLGIGLDTSDKFEKVGYRGVFYYTAGEREPKHSRTSRRLASVALDFYPTDDLTFETNFSYYKHTMGGYYNSARITSRNGIAMGNIPDVSSVIASIGKERFMRTITASGKFKYAPTDAWYFEGGYQWQKAIRSRSGDSVFTVPSAFLKAQADFNTGSVKHNFATALNGYKWSSGKGRSLLTDMKNISIVDDIAFGESWNVILSASNTWFKKNGYKKDGVSWAGSVVYKITPDLNVYFTYADSLQDGTSKFYDPSVYRPTHPLYGQTISFKPYRSEQYELGVKARVAEFDLSAAVFQITRPTYYEVDGIFGEQGEQRNRGLELTSGGKLTSNLSAYGGVTFLDPKMNKSAKSSVEGKTMIGEPKVQANVLFDFVVPNTEKLAFTTNFHYTGKRYVDELNTKSVDGYFTMDLGARYTTKAWLGKETTIRFNVNNVFDKKYWVGMFPGSLDGEVKNSGTNLFRSYDRTFMLSAQVKF
- a CDS encoding class I SAM-dependent methyltransferase, coding for MQGLVNWKVLRDLKFASLMRRLPQEKGGDKKARGGGVNWDEVANMYNEMTRMEARSTAQAISLLPIGPEDSVLDVGCGPGRLIVPLAKIARSVTGVDAFAQMLSFARQNAQNAGLKNIKFLQKSWLDDDALEAIGKHDVIIASRSVGLGNIEKLNKTAKKYVVLMCFFESSLREIWQGFLQGVADEQPQEAGESERRACASETCERKRREEARENDRMFGYNVTFNMLYDMGANPNVHIMQDIYEKEFASREEAYEHFRFAGEIPTSKEKIYRANVDKYLTQTASGWRFERRARSYVMWWDVREISQI